One genomic region from Gemmatimonadales bacterium encodes:
- a CDS encoding DoxX family protein: MTDTYTPPRPVVGHRLRHHTPARRWAPALHALLRIGAGLLFMEHGLQKLFGLFGGMGPTGGTAPLVSLMGLAGVLESGGGLLLVLGLFTRPVAVLVLLEMLFAFVTVHLPRGGAPIQNGGELALLYALIFAFLAGNGAGPASLDSRRHD, encoded by the coding sequence ATGACCGACACGTACACACCGCCGAGACCGGTTGTCGGCCACCGTCTGCGCCATCACACGCCGGCGCGCCGGTGGGCACCCGCGCTGCACGCCCTGCTGCGCATTGGGGCCGGACTGCTCTTCATGGAACATGGCCTGCAGAAGCTGTTCGGTCTCTTCGGGGGTATGGGACCCACGGGCGGCACCGCGCCGTTGGTTTCCTTGATGGGGCTGGCCGGCGTGCTCGAGTCCGGCGGCGGACTCCTTCTGGTATTGGGACTCTTCACCCGTCCAGTGGCTGTCCTGGTACTGCTCGAGATGCTCTTCGCCTTCGTGACGGTCCACCTGCCCAGGGGCGGTGCGCCGATCCAGAACGGCGGCGAGCTCGCGCTCCTCTACGCTCTGATCTTCGCCTTCCTTGCCGGCAACGGCGCGGGCCCGGCGAGCCTCGATTCCCGGAGGCACGACTAG